One Gemmatimonadaceae bacterium genomic region harbors:
- a CDS encoding ABC transporter ATP-binding protein, which yields MTAPTPPDKKKTNYKLAWGETKALMWTHRRTLGIGFVLMLASRAAGFVGPASTKWLMDEVVGKRRFDLLWPLALAVGLAALVQAATSFALSQVISVAGQRAITELRRRVHARLLRLPVSFFDETQSGVLINRVMNDAEGIRNLIGTGIIQLVGGVLTAAVALGVLFYLNWQMTVATLLFLGIFGAGMAYAFMTLRPVFRERSVISAEVSGRLGQAFGGARVVKIYTAEKREEKVFTLGAHRLFRNIARTITGTSAIGALSTVIIGAIYVVLIVFGGRAIIRGEMTIGDLFMYVFMVALVAFPVVQIASIGTQITEAFAGLDRIREIMQTPTEDEHDAARERVAGLRGAIEFDDVSFEYRAGVPVLSGVSFHAPAGTTTALVGSSGSGKSTLISLIMAFARPKGGRILVDGKDLLALRLRDYRANLGVVLQDNFLFDGTVLDNIAFSKPGATKDEVLAAARVAHCDEFVRQFPDGYDTVVGERGVKLSGGQRQRVAIARAILSDPRILLLDEATSSLDSESEQQIKEGLRALRSGRTTFVIAHRLSTIQSADQILVLEHGEIVERGTHHELLRLGGRYKQLYDTQYHAAMDQFINPGEEIARQE from the coding sequence ATGACGGCCCCGACGCCGCCCGACAAGAAGAAGACGAACTACAAGCTGGCCTGGGGCGAGACGAAGGCGTTGATGTGGACGCATCGTCGCACGCTGGGCATCGGCTTCGTACTGATGCTGGCGAGCCGCGCGGCCGGGTTCGTCGGGCCGGCGAGCACCAAGTGGCTGATGGACGAAGTCGTCGGCAAGCGCCGGTTCGACCTGCTCTGGCCGCTCGCGCTGGCCGTGGGACTCGCGGCGCTGGTGCAGGCCGCCACCTCCTTTGCGCTCTCGCAGGTAATCAGCGTCGCCGGGCAGCGGGCCATCACCGAGCTTCGCCGCCGGGTGCACGCCCGGCTGCTGCGCCTCCCGGTCTCGTTCTTCGACGAGACGCAGAGCGGCGTGCTGATCAACCGGGTGATGAACGATGCCGAAGGGATCCGCAATCTCATCGGCACGGGGATCATCCAGCTGGTGGGCGGCGTGCTGACTGCCGCGGTCGCGCTCGGCGTGCTGTTCTACCTGAACTGGCAGATGACGGTGGCCACGCTGCTCTTCCTCGGCATCTTCGGGGCGGGAATGGCGTATGCCTTCATGACCCTGCGCCCGGTCTTTCGCGAGCGGAGCGTGATCTCCGCCGAGGTGAGCGGGCGGCTCGGGCAGGCCTTTGGCGGCGCGCGCGTGGTGAAGATCTACACGGCCGAGAAGCGCGAGGAGAAGGTGTTCACCCTCGGCGCGCACCGGCTCTTTCGCAACATCGCCCGGACGATCACCGGGACGTCGGCCATCGGCGCGCTGAGCACGGTGATCATCGGCGCCATCTACGTGGTGTTGATCGTCTTCGGCGGTCGCGCGATTATCCGCGGCGAGATGACGATCGGCGACCTGTTCATGTACGTGTTCATGGTTGCGCTCGTCGCCTTTCCCGTGGTGCAGATCGCCAGCATCGGCACCCAGATCACCGAGGCGTTCGCGGGCCTCGACCGCATCCGCGAGATCATGCAGACGCCCACCGAGGACGAACACGACGCGGCGCGTGAGCGCGTCGCGGGGCTGCGGGGCGCCATCGAGTTCGACGACGTCAGCTTCGAGTATCGCGCCGGCGTCCCGGTGCTGAGCGGCGTCTCCTTCCACGCCCCGGCCGGCACGACCACCGCGCTGGTGGGGTCGAGCGGGTCCGGCAAGAGCACGCTGATCTCGCTGATCATGGCCTTCGCACGCCCCAAGGGCGGGCGCATCCTCGTGGACGGCAAGGACCTCCTGGCGCTGCGCCTGCGCGACTACCGCGCCAACCTGGGCGTCGTGCTGCAGGACAACTTCCTGTTCGACGGCACCGTGCTCGACAACATTGCGTTCTCCAAGCCGGGCGCGACCAAGGACGAGGTGCTGGCCGCGGCGCGCGTCGCGCATTGCGACGAGTTCGTGCGGCAATTCCCCGATGGCTACGACACCGTGGTCGGCGAGCGCGGCGTGAAGCTCTCCGGCGGCCAGCGGCAGCGCGTCGCCATCGCCCGCGCGATCCTGAGCGACCCGCGCATCCTCCTGCTCGACGAGGCGACGTCGAGTCTCGACAGCGAGAGCGAGCAGCAGATCAAGGAGGGCCTCCGTGCCCTCCGCAGCGGGCGCACGACCTTCGTGATCGCGCACCGCCTGAGCACCATCCAGAGCGCCGACCAGATCCTGGTGCTGGAGCACGGCGAAATCGTCGAGCGGGGCACCCACCACGAACTGCTCCGGCTGGGCGGACGGTACAAGCAGCTCTACGACACGCAATACCACGCCGCGATGGACCAGTTCATCAATCCGGGTGAGGAAATAGCCAGGCAGGAGTGA
- a CDS encoding L-lactate permease codes for MTWPQPYNPLGSALLSTLVAALPVVILLGALASHKVKAHWAALLGLGSAMIIAVAVSGMPARTTVAAAGLGAAYGLFPIGWILVNVLFLYRLAVDHGAFEALRAHIADVTADRRLQLVFVAFSLGAFFEGAAGFGTPVAITSALMVGLGFGPLESAVLSLLANTAPVAFGALGTPIIALGSVTGLDVHDLSAMVGRLLPPFSLIVPFWLVAAHCGIRRTMAVWPALLVAGAAFAIPQYLMATYHGPWLVDIVAAMCSMGALALFLKVWQPKDIEAHADAEAAARFAAEHRHGETAPAIDIVKAWLPWLILAVFVFAWGVPAVKNGLNVLSAPAIQVPGLHNLVERTPPVVAVAKPEAAIFTFNWLSATGTAILLSGLVAGLAMRAGRRSLTGAYLDALQRARIPLLTIAAMFGIGFVMRYSGLDAILGLAFARTGRAYPYFGTMLGWLGVALTGSDTSSNVLFGSLQVLTATQVGVSTVLMAAANSAGGVMGKMIDAQSIVVAGAATGFVGHEGLILRRIFWHSIVLASLVGLWVMILA; via the coding sequence GTGACCTGGCCGCAACCCTACAATCCGCTCGGCAGCGCGCTCCTCTCCACCCTCGTCGCCGCGCTCCCCGTTGTCATCCTGCTCGGCGCCCTCGCCTCGCACAAGGTGAAGGCGCACTGGGCGGCACTGCTGGGCCTGGGGTCGGCGATGATCATCGCCGTCGCCGTCTCGGGAATGCCCGCGCGAACCACGGTCGCCGCCGCGGGACTGGGCGCCGCGTATGGCCTGTTCCCGATCGGCTGGATTCTCGTCAACGTCCTCTTCCTCTACCGGCTCGCCGTCGATCACGGCGCGTTCGAGGCGCTGCGCGCGCACATCGCCGACGTGACCGCGGACCGGCGACTTCAGCTGGTGTTCGTCGCCTTCTCGCTCGGCGCCTTCTTCGAGGGAGCGGCCGGCTTCGGAACGCCGGTGGCCATCACTTCGGCGTTGATGGTCGGACTCGGTTTTGGTCCGCTCGAGAGCGCAGTGCTCTCGCTGCTCGCGAACACGGCACCGGTGGCCTTCGGCGCGCTCGGGACGCCAATCATTGCGCTGGGCTCGGTGACCGGTCTCGACGTGCACGACCTGTCGGCGATGGTGGGACGCCTGCTGCCGCCCTTCAGTCTCATCGTCCCGTTCTGGCTCGTCGCCGCCCATTGCGGCATCCGACGCACGATGGCGGTCTGGCCCGCACTGCTCGTCGCCGGTGCGGCGTTTGCGATTCCCCAGTACCTGATGGCCACGTATCACGGCCCCTGGCTGGTGGACATCGTCGCCGCGATGTGCTCGATGGGAGCACTCGCCCTCTTCCTCAAGGTGTGGCAACCGAAGGACATCGAGGCGCATGCTGACGCCGAGGCGGCTGCCAGGTTCGCCGCGGAGCACCGCCACGGCGAAACGGCGCCCGCGATCGACATCGTGAAGGCGTGGCTCCCATGGCTGATCCTCGCGGTCTTCGTCTTCGCCTGGGGCGTCCCGGCCGTCAAGAACGGCCTCAACGTCCTCTCGGCGCCGGCCATACAGGTGCCAGGATTGCACAATCTCGTCGAACGCACGCCGCCGGTGGTCGCCGTGGCGAAGCCCGAAGCGGCGATCTTCACGTTCAATTGGCTCTCGGCCACGGGCACCGCCATCCTGCTGTCGGGGCTCGTCGCCGGGCTCGCGATGCGCGCGGGCCGCCGCAGCCTCACCGGCGCGTACCTCGACGCCCTGCAACGCGCGCGCATTCCCCTGCTCACCATCGCGGCGATGTTCGGCATCGGTTTCGTGATGCGCTATTCAGGACTCGACGCGATCCTCGGCCTCGCCTTTGCGCGCACCGGGCGGGCCTATCCGTACTTCGGCACGATGCTCGGCTGGCTCGGCGTTGCGCTCACGGGCAGTGACACCTCGAGCAACGTGCTCTTCGGATCGCTGCAGGTGCTGACCGCCACGCAGGTCGGCGTGAGCACCGTGCTGATGGCGGCCGCCAACAGCGCCGGCGGCGTGATGGGCAAGATGATCGATGCCCAGAGCATCGTGGTGGCCGGCGCCGCGACCGGCTTCGTCGGACACGAAGGCCTGATCCTGCGCCGGATCTTCTGGCATTCGATCGTGCTGGCAAGCCTGGTGGGACTTTGGGTGATGATTCTGGCTTGA